A region of Streptomyces paludis DNA encodes the following proteins:
- a CDS encoding transporter substrate-binding domain-containing protein, whose translation MSKSTGARTTAVRAAGIRTAGVRTAGVRAAVAAVALTLSLAACGSSATGKPADGASDRTGGGGAATGDAANSAATADSALHDALPEKVRKAGELVVVIPGTNPPWWEKSGGTYTGAAADLVNQVGAILGVKVRYVAVPDLAGAFAAVASGRYDAGFNPYGDTGKSANTDIVDVVQEIVPFLVPKGNPKKIDGLGALCGTSVSALGPAGAGSAYAILTEQSAACEKAGDPAVRIVAVKGVPDGILAVKSRRADAFFGSGAALFHYAKTSDGALEVVATEADTGFSNLYQGMIVPKGSPLAEPVLGAFKKIFDSGDYARIMKGAGLEREMLDAPGINLKKQVS comes from the coding sequence ATGAGCAAATCCACCGGAGCCCGTACAACCGCGGTCCGCGCGGCCGGAATCCGTACCGCCGGAGTCCGTACCGCCGGAGTCCGCGCGGCCGTCGCGGCGGTCGCGCTGACGCTCTCTCTCGCCGCCTGCGGCTCCTCCGCCACCGGGAAGCCGGCGGACGGCGCGTCGGACCGTACCGGAGGCGGCGGCGCGGCCACCGGCGACGCGGCCAACTCGGCGGCCACGGCCGACTCCGCCCTGCACGACGCGCTGCCCGAGAAGGTCAGGAAGGCCGGCGAACTGGTCGTCGTGATCCCCGGCACCAACCCGCCGTGGTGGGAGAAGTCCGGCGGCACCTACACCGGAGCCGCCGCCGACCTGGTCAACCAAGTGGGCGCGATCCTCGGGGTGAAGGTGCGGTACGTCGCCGTGCCCGACCTCGCGGGCGCCTTCGCCGCCGTCGCCTCGGGACGGTACGACGCGGGGTTCAACCCGTACGGTGACACCGGGAAGTCCGCCAACACCGACATCGTCGACGTGGTCCAGGAGATCGTCCCGTTCCTGGTGCCCAAGGGGAACCCGAAGAAGATCGACGGGCTCGGCGCGCTCTGCGGTACGTCGGTCTCCGCCCTGGGACCGGCCGGCGCGGGCTCCGCGTACGCCATTCTCACCGAGCAGTCCGCGGCCTGCGAGAAGGCCGGCGACCCGGCCGTCCGTATCGTCGCGGTCAAGGGGGTGCCCGACGGGATCCTCGCGGTGAAGTCCCGGCGCGCCGACGCCTTCTTCGGCTCGGGCGCCGCGCTGTTCCACTACGCGAAGACCTCCGACGGCGCGCTCGAAGTGGTCGCCACCGAGGCCGACACCGGCTTCTCCAACCTCTACCAGGGGATGATCGTCCCCAAGGGATCGCCGCTCGCCGAGCCCGTGCTCGGCGCGTTCAAGAAGATTTTCGACAGCGGTGACTACGCCCGGATCATGAAGGGCGCGGGTCTCGAACGGGAGATGCTGGACGCGCCGGGCATCAACCTCAAGAAGCAGGTGTCCTGA
- a CDS encoding amino acid ABC transporter permease yields the protein MAASGTGPAAVGTAAVRDESDSGSGAVLVDGGGVEGGVESGPVDVRDAARPPRPWTWVAAVAALVLAAQFATMLVRNPNFEWDVVGHYLFSAEILRGLLTTLYMTVIAMLIGIVFGGVLAACRVSDNPVLRLFAGGYIWVFRGTPQLVQLVFWFNIALLVPTLGLGVPFGPTFLQADANAVITPFLAAIVGLGLHEAAYQAEIYRAGLLSVDEGQIDAARSVGMTPGAVFFKIQLPQAMRFIVPPTFSQIIGMTKGTALVSVIGGAELLFAAQEIYSSTFQTIPLLIVACVWYLVATTVLNFVQYFIEAHYAKGAVRVPRSGIQALAARLLARRTAAQTAQVAQTERTADRAPDDEHTHGKERDHG from the coding sequence ATGGCCGCGTCCGGGACCGGACCGGCGGCGGTCGGTACGGCGGCCGTACGGGACGAGAGCGACAGCGGCAGCGGCGCCGTCCTTGTCGACGGCGGTGGTGTGGAGGGCGGTGTGGAGAGCGGCCCGGTGGATGTACGGGACGCCGCCCGGCCGCCCCGGCCGTGGACCTGGGTCGCGGCGGTGGCCGCCCTGGTGCTCGCCGCCCAGTTCGCGACGATGCTGGTGCGCAACCCGAACTTCGAGTGGGATGTCGTCGGGCACTACCTCTTCAGCGCGGAGATCCTCCGGGGGCTGCTGACCACCCTGTACATGACGGTGATCGCGATGCTGATCGGCATTGTCTTCGGCGGGGTGCTCGCGGCCTGCCGGGTCTCGGACAATCCGGTGCTGCGGCTCTTCGCCGGTGGCTATATCTGGGTGTTCCGGGGCACTCCGCAACTGGTGCAGCTGGTGTTCTGGTTCAATATCGCCCTGCTGGTGCCGACGCTCGGTCTCGGCGTGCCCTTCGGCCCCACCTTTCTCCAGGCGGACGCCAACGCGGTGATCACCCCGTTCCTCGCGGCGATCGTCGGGCTGGGGCTGCACGAGGCCGCGTACCAGGCGGAGATCTACCGGGCGGGTCTGCTCTCGGTGGACGAGGGGCAGATCGACGCGGCGCGGTCGGTGGGTATGACACCGGGCGCGGTGTTCTTCAAGATCCAGCTCCCGCAGGCGATGCGGTTCATCGTGCCGCCGACGTTCAGCCAGATCATCGGGATGACCAAGGGCACCGCGCTGGTCAGTGTGATCGGCGGCGCCGAGCTGCTGTTCGCCGCGCAGGAGATCTACAGCAGCACCTTCCAGACCATCCCGCTGCTGATCGTGGCGTGCGTCTGGTATCTCGTCGCGACGACGGTGCTCAACTTCGTCCAGTACTTCATCGAGGCCCACTACGCCAAGGGCGCGGTCCGCGTGCCGCGGAGCGGGATCCAGGCGCTGGCCGCCCGGCTCCTGGCCCGGCGGACGGCGGCACAGACGGCACAGGTGGCTCAGACGGAACGGACCGCGGACCGCGCGCCCGACGACGAGCACACGCACGGCAAGGAGCGGGACCATGGGTAA
- a CDS encoding amino acid ABC transporter ATP-binding protein — protein sequence MGNRLLEVTGLRKSFGATEVLKGVDLHVDEGETVAVLGRSGSGKSTLLRCVNCLELPTGGSITLDGELIGFERHRGGARRLTERRIAVQRRRMGMVFQNFHLFPNWTVLRNVTEAPRRNRGLSRPDAERLGMELLDRVGLADRAASYPRQLSGGQQQRVSIARALAMEPRLLLFDEPTSALDPANVEEVTSVMRDLAGAGATMIVVTHEMEFARRAASRVVVMDDGLVVEDGPTGSVFGNTRSAFMRRFLQQPDT from the coding sequence ATGGGTAACCGGCTGCTGGAGGTCACCGGGCTGCGCAAGAGCTTCGGCGCCACCGAGGTCCTCAAGGGCGTGGACCTGCACGTCGACGAGGGCGAGACCGTCGCGGTACTCGGCCGGTCGGGGTCGGGCAAGTCCACCCTGCTGCGGTGCGTCAACTGTCTGGAGCTGCCGACCGGCGGCTCGATCACCCTCGACGGCGAGCTGATCGGCTTCGAGCGGCACCGGGGCGGCGCCCGCCGGCTCACCGAGCGCCGGATCGCGGTCCAGCGCCGCCGGATGGGCATGGTGTTCCAGAACTTCCATCTGTTCCCCAACTGGACCGTGCTGCGCAATGTCACCGAGGCGCCCCGGCGCAACCGGGGGCTGTCCCGGCCGGACGCCGAGCGGCTCGGCATGGAGCTGCTGGACCGGGTCGGCCTCGCCGACCGCGCCGCCTCGTACCCCCGGCAGCTCTCCGGCGGCCAGCAGCAACGGGTGTCGATCGCCAGGGCGCTGGCGATGGAGCCGCGTCTGCTGCTCTTCGACGAGCCGACCTCGGCCCTCGACCCCGCCAATGTCGAGGAGGTCACCTCGGTCATGCGCGATCTGGCCGGGGCGGGGGCCACGATGATCGTCGTGACCCACGAGATGGAGTTCGCGCGCCGGGCGGCGAGCCGGGTGGTGGTGATGGACGACGGACTCGTCGTGGAGGACGGCCCGACCGGTTCGGTGTTCGGGAACACCCGCAGCGCGTTCATGCGACGGTTCCTCCAGCAGCCGGACACATAG
- a CDS encoding aminotransferase-like domain-containing protein has product MTDRPKYDARWFSAHIDDPSARTLASQVARLIRAGDLVPGDRLPHVRSLAAELRISPGTVSSAWALLKRRGLLVGRGKSGTRVSSPTSLAASLGGLATLGHQLDLRLLYPDPAMLPPLERALTHAARLARLDEYYDRPILPELRAVLEPRWPCASESFVVANGASDALWSTLQSISVPGDRIAVESPSQPQLLTLMTDLGLELVEVAVDERGPVPGSLREALKTRPVAFFYQPQAQVPTGATLRPRRAAELADLLVRWPGTTVVEYDDLNVLAADPLPSLGHRLPGRTVVIRSYEKSYGPDLRLAVVGGPQSVIEGIHAQIRLTRQWTSRILQATLAWLLADPGTTQLLADARDTYRGRLRALADALAERGVVTHASEGFCLWVPVADERAAVERLAAHGVLVFPGSGCYPHHARAHIRIATSRLDGDYEELADIVRHARQTL; this is encoded by the coding sequence GTGACGGACAGGCCCAAGTACGACGCGCGGTGGTTCTCGGCGCACATCGACGATCCGAGCGCGCGCACGCTGGCCTCCCAGGTCGCCCGGCTGATCCGGGCGGGCGATCTGGTCCCCGGCGACCGGCTGCCCCATGTCCGTTCGCTGGCGGCCGAGTTGAGGATCAGCCCGGGCACCGTCTCCTCGGCCTGGGCACTGCTCAAACGGCGCGGGCTGCTGGTCGGCCGGGGCAAGTCCGGTACGCGCGTGTCCAGTCCGACGAGTCTGGCGGCGTCGCTCGGCGGACTGGCCACCCTGGGGCACCAGTTGGACCTGCGGCTGCTCTACCCCGACCCGGCGATGCTGCCCCCGCTGGAGCGGGCGCTGACCCACGCCGCCCGGCTGGCCCGGCTCGACGAGTACTACGACCGGCCGATCCTGCCCGAGCTGCGGGCGGTGCTGGAGCCCCGGTGGCCGTGTGCCAGCGAGTCCTTCGTGGTGGCGAACGGCGCCTCGGACGCGCTGTGGTCGACGCTCCAGTCCATCTCCGTACCCGGCGACCGGATCGCCGTCGAGTCCCCGAGCCAGCCGCAGCTGCTCACCCTGATGACCGATCTGGGGCTGGAGCTGGTCGAGGTGGCGGTGGACGAGCGGGGGCCCGTCCCGGGCTCCCTGCGCGAGGCGCTGAAGACCCGTCCGGTGGCCTTCTTCTACCAGCCGCAGGCCCAGGTGCCGACGGGCGCGACACTGCGGCCCCGGCGGGCGGCCGAGCTGGCGGATCTGCTGGTCCGCTGGCCGGGGACCACGGTGGTCGAGTACGACGACCTGAACGTGCTGGCCGCCGATCCGCTGCCCAGTCTGGGGCACCGGCTGCCGGGCCGTACGGTGGTGATCCGGTCGTACGAGAAGTCGTACGGCCCCGACCTGCGGCTGGCCGTCGTCGGCGGGCCGCAGAGCGTCATCGAGGGCATCCACGCCCAGATCCGGCTGACCCGGCAGTGGACCTCCCGGATCCTCCAGGCGACCCTGGCCTGGCTGCTGGCCGATCCCGGCACCACCCAGCTGCTGGCGGACGCCCGGGACACCTACCGCGGGCGGCTGCGCGCGCTGGCCGACGCGCTGGCGGAGCGCGGGGTGGTCACCCACGCGTCCGAGGGCTTCTGCCTCTGGGTGCCGGTGGCCGACGAACGCGCGGCGGTCGAGCGGCTGGCCGCCCACGGGGTGCTGGTCTTCCCGGGCTCCGGCTGCTATCCGCACCACGCGCGCGCCCACATCAGGATCGCCACATCACGGCTCGACGGCGACTACGAGGAGCTGGCCGACATCGTCCGGCACGCCCGGCAGACGCTGTGA
- a CDS encoding alpha/beta hydrolase, which produces MRIPDAGPLPALACPADPRFSSYLYLPRRRTGPVPLVVAVHGTDRRAESLRDALVPWAEERSVAVLAPLFPGGLGDADDIDDYKFLRTAHADFDRVLLAMADDAVRRFGLTAGRWGLVGFSGGAQFAHRFLLVHPERVAAAAICAPGNVTRIDPAARWWPGTGDFADRFGAACDPVRLREVAVQTVVGALDDGAEHITLAPGARYWAPGANDAGATRVARTAALAANLRRYGIGVREVRLPGVGHDFGPMVPSVTGFLDDAFLTAFAAEHPREEETR; this is translated from the coding sequence ATGAGAATTCCCGACGCGGGACCGCTCCCGGCGCTGGCCTGCCCGGCCGACCCGCGGTTCAGCTCGTATCTGTATCTGCCGCGCCGCCGGACCGGGCCGGTCCCGCTGGTGGTCGCCGTCCACGGCACCGACCGGCGCGCCGAGTCGCTGCGCGACGCGCTCGTGCCGTGGGCCGAGGAGCGCTCGGTGGCCGTGCTGGCACCGCTCTTCCCGGGCGGGCTGGGGGACGCCGACGACATCGACGACTACAAGTTCCTGCGCACCGCGCACGCCGACTTCGACCGGGTGCTCCTCGCCATGGCCGACGACGCGGTACGCCGCTTCGGTCTGACGGCGGGCCGATGGGGTCTGGTGGGTTTCTCGGGCGGGGCGCAGTTCGCCCACCGGTTCCTGCTCGTCCATCCGGAGCGGGTCGCGGCGGCGGCGATCTGCGCGCCCGGCAATGTCACCCGTATCGACCCGGCGGCGCGGTGGTGGCCGGGGACCGGGGACTTCGCGGACCGGTTCGGCGCCGCGTGCGATCCCGTACGGCTGCGGGAGGTCGCCGTACAGACGGTGGTCGGGGCGCTGGACGACGGCGCCGAGCACATCACCCTGGCCCCCGGCGCGCGCTACTGGGCGCCCGGGGCGAACGACGCGGGCGCCACCCGGGTGGCGCGTACGGCGGCCCTCGCGGCGAATCTGCGGCGGTACGGAATCGGGGTGCGCGAGGTCCGGCTCCCGGGCGTCGGGCATGACTTCGGCCCGATGGTGCCGAGCGTCACCGGCTTTCTGGACGACGCGTTTCTCACCGCCTTCGCCGCCGAGCACCCACGAGAGGAAGAGACGAGATGA
- a CDS encoding proline iminopeptidase-family hydrolase, whose protein sequence is MSDETTGRTGSVEFGPWRTWYRVSGGGAPDAVPLIVIHGGPGCTHDYLLSLTDLATPERPVVHYDQIGNGRSTHLPDRPAGEWTAEFFMAELQNLVDRLGFSSFDLLGQSWGGMLAAQYATGRPAGLRRLVIANSPAAMRLWIEGVGQLRADLPEFVQETLTRHERAGTTGSAEYRLASEVFYARHVCRLAPWPEEVVRTFAQVDADPTVYHTMNGVNEFHVTGTLRDWSVVDDLPRIAVPTLLVTARHDEAAPVAYRPFLDRVPDCREAHFAHSSHMPHVEERERFMASVAAFLDTTPAPA, encoded by the coding sequence ATGAGCGACGAGACGACCGGTCGGACGGGTTCCGTGGAGTTCGGCCCGTGGCGCACCTGGTACCGCGTCAGCGGCGGGGGCGCGCCGGACGCCGTACCGCTGATCGTGATCCACGGCGGTCCCGGCTGTACGCACGACTATCTGCTGTCCCTCACCGATCTGGCCACGCCGGAGCGGCCGGTCGTCCACTACGACCAGATCGGCAACGGCCGCTCCACCCATCTGCCGGACCGCCCGGCCGGGGAGTGGACGGCGGAGTTCTTCATGGCCGAACTCCAGAACCTGGTGGACCGGCTGGGCTTCTCCTCCTTCGACCTGCTCGGGCAGTCCTGGGGCGGCATGCTCGCCGCCCAGTACGCCACGGGCCGCCCGGCGGGGCTGCGCCGGCTGGTCATCGCCAACTCCCCGGCGGCCATGCGGCTGTGGATCGAAGGGGTGGGCCAACTCCGCGCGGACCTGCCGGAGTTCGTCCAGGAGACCCTGACCCGGCACGAACGGGCCGGCACCACGGGGAGCGCGGAGTACCGGCTCGCCTCGGAGGTTTTTTACGCCCGCCATGTGTGCCGGCTGGCACCTTGGCCCGAGGAGGTCGTACGGACCTTCGCGCAGGTGGACGCGGACCCGACGGTGTACCACACCATGAACGGGGTGAACGAGTTCCATGTGACCGGCACCCTGCGGGACTGGAGCGTGGTCGACGACCTGCCCCGGATCGCCGTACCGACACTGCTCGTGACCGCCCGCCACGACGAGGCGGCCCCGGTCGCCTACCGCCCCTTCCTGGACCGCGTCCCGGACTGCCGCGAGGCCCACTTCGCCCACTCCAGCCACATGCCCCACGTGGAGGAGCGGGAGCGGTTCATGGCAAGCGTCGCCGCCTTCCTCGACACCACCCCCGCCCCCGCCTGA
- a CDS encoding nuclear transport factor 2 family protein, with translation MTSTETTETATERNREAVRRLYDGVIAGDLSALGPLHSPDYRVTQAPGHPVPGTRIGPEAGVAGGRTFAALGIEGLTVQEIVADGPHRVIGLVELYGTDSEGAPWTMPVAECFLLEDGLITEIRPYYWDMVEVRRIAGNRAA, from the coding sequence ATGACCAGCACCGAGACCACCGAGACCGCCACCGAGCGCAACCGCGAGGCCGTCCGTCGGCTGTACGACGGCGTCATCGCCGGCGACCTGTCCGCTCTCGGCCCCCTGCACAGCCCCGACTACCGGGTCACCCAGGCCCCGGGCCACCCCGTGCCGGGCACCCGGATCGGCCCGGAGGCGGGCGTGGCCGGCGGCCGGACCTTCGCCGCCCTCGGCATCGAGGGCCTCACCGTCCAGGAGATCGTCGCCGACGGCCCGCACCGGGTGATCGGCCTGGTCGAGCTGTACGGCACCGACTCCGAAGGCGCGCCGTGGACCATGCCGGTCGCCGAGTGCTTCCTGCTGGAGGACGGCCTGATCACCGAAATCCGCCCCTACTACTGGGACATGGTCGAAGTACGACGCATCGCGGGCAACCGCGCGGCCTGA
- a CDS encoding TetR family transcriptional regulator, whose protein sequence is MSGDVRKTRDIARAAVRAQLAQVAFELFRRDGFDRVTINDVAGAAGVSRNTFLRYFETKEDAVLAAFDARGERVAETVRARPPEEEDWTALRRGLDIVAEEYRRDPAGALATALLIRQTPSLHARNLEKQCGWRPLLAGALAERRHSGSVRSGPVRSGELDLLVRAAAALDCLDIAVDHWTAADGRPDIGDLLDAAFAALAPPALTQATAAP, encoded by the coding sequence GTGAGCGGAGACGTGCGTAAGACGCGAGACATCGCCCGGGCCGCCGTCCGGGCCCAGTTGGCGCAGGTGGCCTTCGAGCTGTTCCGGCGGGACGGCTTCGACCGGGTGACCATCAATGACGTGGCCGGGGCGGCGGGGGTGTCACGCAACACGTTCCTGCGCTACTTCGAGACGAAGGAGGACGCCGTCCTCGCCGCCTTCGACGCCCGGGGCGAACGGGTCGCCGAGACCGTACGGGCCCGTCCCCCGGAGGAGGAGGACTGGACGGCGCTGCGCAGGGGGCTGGACATCGTCGCGGAGGAGTACCGCCGTGATCCGGCCGGTGCCCTGGCGACGGCCCTCCTCATCCGGCAGACGCCCTCGCTCCACGCCAGGAACCTGGAGAAGCAGTGCGGCTGGCGCCCGCTCCTCGCGGGCGCCCTGGCCGAGCGCCGCCACAGCGGCTCCGTACGGTCCGGCCCCGTACGGTCCGGGGAGCTGGACCTGCTGGTGAGGGCCGCCGCCGCGCTGGACTGCCTCGATATCGCGGTCGACCACTGGACGGCCGCGGACGGCCGCCCCGACATCGGCGACCTGCTCGACGCGGCCTTCGCCGCCCTCGCGCCGCCCGCCCTGACGCAGGCCACCGCCGCACCGTAA
- a CDS encoding nuclear transport factor 2 family protein, translating to MSTSTAAENKNIAVTFFEHLMTGALDAALALVDEDAVWRVSGRPDAIPLAGAYKKSEIGRLGTLVAEVMPGGVRLTLTAATAEDDRVVIEGTSQGVSPAGKTYDNQICFSLVVRDGLIRSVREYYDTIHANDVLFDRTYPAETLGARQETV from the coding sequence ATGAGCACAAGCACGGCCGCGGAGAACAAGAACATCGCGGTGACCTTCTTCGAGCACCTCATGACCGGGGCCCTCGACGCGGCCCTGGCGCTGGTGGACGAGGACGCGGTCTGGCGGGTCTCGGGCCGGCCGGACGCCATCCCGCTGGCCGGCGCGTACAAGAAGTCGGAGATCGGCCGGCTGGGCACCCTGGTCGCCGAGGTCATGCCGGGCGGCGTACGGCTGACCCTCACCGCGGCGACCGCCGAGGACGACCGGGTCGTGATCGAGGGCACGTCCCAGGGGGTCTCCCCGGCGGGAAAGACGTACGACAACCAGATCTGCTTCAGCCTCGTCGTACGGGACGGGCTGATCCGGTCCGTGCGCGAGTACTACGACACCATCCACGCCAACGACGTCCTGTTCGACCGGACTTACCCCGCCGAGACCCTCGGCGCCCGCCAGGAGACCGTCTGA
- a CDS encoding LacI family DNA-binding transcriptional regulator → MDRPAKRATSADVARVAGVSRTTVSFVLNDKPGQTIPAETRRRVLEAARSLAYQPHSSARALAAGRSDIVLLSLPAMPIGAGISRFIEELATALAEHGLTLVTHLSGAQVRPLPAVCASVNASAVIGFEPFDADTARALHGAGAVFVFPFRTADADPMRSVGRLQAAYLIGRGHRRIGYAMPLSRGLRAMAEDRLDGAAEACAEAGIDAPVVASTDLEAATAARAVSEWTARSVTGVCAFNDETAIAVLAGMRTHGLAAPADLAVVGMDDIPTARLTVPPLTTFAFALADLSRRQAKAIVAGLAGGVPSAPLAAIAPRLVERASA, encoded by the coding sequence ATGGACCGACCCGCCAAGCGCGCCACCAGCGCTGATGTCGCCCGCGTCGCCGGTGTCTCCCGCACCACCGTCAGCTTCGTCCTCAACGACAAGCCCGGCCAGACGATCCCGGCGGAGACCAGGCGCCGGGTCCTCGAAGCCGCCCGGAGCCTCGCGTACCAGCCGCACTCCTCCGCGCGCGCCCTGGCCGCCGGGCGCAGCGACATCGTCCTTCTCTCCCTTCCCGCGATGCCCATCGGCGCGGGCATCAGCAGGTTCATCGAGGAGCTGGCGACCGCGCTGGCGGAGCACGGGCTGACCCTGGTCACGCATCTGTCGGGGGCGCAGGTGCGACCGCTGCCGGCCGTGTGCGCGAGCGTCAACGCCTCGGCGGTGATCGGGTTCGAGCCGTTCGACGCCGACACCGCGCGGGCCCTCCATGGCGCGGGCGCCGTGTTCGTGTTCCCGTTCCGTACGGCGGACGCGGACCCGATGCGGTCGGTCGGCCGCCTCCAGGCCGCGTATCTGATCGGCCGCGGACACCGGCGTATCGGCTACGCGATGCCGCTCAGCCGGGGACTGCGCGCGATGGCCGAGGACCGGCTGGACGGCGCGGCCGAGGCGTGCGCCGAGGCCGGGATCGACGCGCCCGTCGTCGCGAGCACGGACCTGGAGGCCGCGACCGCGGCCCGGGCGGTGAGCGAGTGGACCGCGCGGTCCGTCACCGGGGTCTGCGCCTTCAACGACGAGACGGCGATCGCGGTGCTGGCCGGTATGCGGACACACGGACTCGCCGCCCCCGCCGATCTGGCCGTGGTCGGGATGGACGACATCCCCACCGCCCGCCTGACGGTCCCGCCGCTCACCACTTTCGCCTTCGCCCTGGCCGATCTGAGCAGACGCCAGGCGAAGGCGATCGTGGCCGGGCTCGCGGGCGGCGTCCCCAGCGCTCCCCTCGCCGCGATCGCCCCCCGGCTCGTGGAGCGCGCGTCCGCCTGA